Below is a window of Herminiimonas arsenicoxydans DNA.
CCAAGCTGGATACGATGTACGTTTTCGAAACCTCCTTAGCTGGCTCCAAGCCACTGTAGTTAGCCAAGGAGCCAAAATGAATGCCAATCCGAAATTTCTGTCCGCTACCGCCACGGTAGATGAAGCAGCGATTCAGCCATTACCGAATTCCACCAAAATTTATATTCAAGGTTCGCGACCCGATATTCGCGTGCCTATGCGCAAGATCACGCAATCCGATACCGCAGCATCATTCGGTTTTGAAAAAAATCCTGCAATCTATGTCTACGATACGTCCGGCCCTTACACCGATCCTGAAGCCAAGATCGATATTCGCTCCGGTCTCGACACGCCACGCCTGCCGTGGATATTGGAGCGCCAGGATACAGAAGAGCTGCCAGGCCCAACGTCGGAATACGGCATCGAGCGCCTGAATGATCCCAAACTTGCCGAATTGCGTTTCAACCTGCATCGCAAACCACGTCGCGCATTGGCTGGCAAGAATGTCTCGCAGATGCATTACGCACGTCAGGGCATCATCACGCCGGAAATGGAGTTCGTTGCGATACGCGAAAACATGAATCGCCGTGCCTATCTGGAAGAGCTGAAACAATCCGGACCGAAAGGCGAGAAACTTGCCGAATTGATGGGACGTCAACATCCGGGGCAGTCGTTCGGCGCAGCGATTCCGCAAGAGATCACGGCAGAATTCGTGCGCAGCGAAATTGCACGCGGCCGTGCAATTATTCCTGCCAACATCAACCATCCGGAAATCGAACCGATGATCATCGGCCGTAATTTTCTGGTCAAGATCAATGCCAACATCGGCAACTCGGCCGTCACTTCGTCGATCGGCGAAGAAGTTGAAAAAATGACGTGGGCGATACGCTGGGGCGGCGACAACGTGATGGATCTGTCGACGGGTAAACACATACACGAAACACGTGAATGGATCATCCGCAATTCGCCAGTACCTATCGGTACCGTGCCGATTTATCAGGCGCTGGAGAAAGTTAATGGTAAGGCCGAAGATCTGACATGGGAAATCTTCCGCGACACGCTGATCGAGCAGGCAGAGCAGGGTGTCGATTACTTCACGATACACGCCGGTGTCTTGCTGCGCTATGTGCCGATGACAGCCAAGCGTATGACCGGCATTGTGTCGCGCGGTGGTTCCATCATGGCCAAGTGGTGCCTTGCGCATCACAAGGAATCGTTTCTGTATGAACACTTTGAAGACATCTGCGAAATCATGAAAGCCTATGACGTGTCGTTCAGTCTCGGCGACGGCTTGCGTCCGGGTTCTATCTACGATGCGAACGATGAAGCGCAACTCGGTGAATTGAAAACGCTGGGCGAACTGACACAGATTGCATGGAAACATGACGTGCAAGTGATGATCGAAGGGCCGGGTCATGTGCCCATGCACCTGATCAAGGAAAACATGGACCTGCAACTGGAGCAGTGCCACGAAGCGCCGTTCTATACGCTGGGACCATTGACGACGGATATCGCTCCAGGCTACGACCACATCACGTCCGGCATCGGGGCTGCACAAATCGGCTGGTACGGCACCGCGATGCTTTGTTACGTGACGCCGAAAGAGCATCTCGGCTTGCCGAACAAGGTCGACGTCAAGGACGGCATCATCACGTACAAGATCGCCGCGCATGCTGCGGATCTGGCAAAAGGTCATATCGGTGCGCAGATACGCGACAACGCCTTGTCGAAAGCGCGCTTCGAATTCCGCTGGGACGATCAGTTCAACATCGGCCTCGATCCGGACAAGGCGCGTGAATTCCACGATGAAACTTTGCCGAAAGACTCTGCCAAAGTTGCACACTTCTGTTCCATGTGCGGTCCGCATTTCTGTTCGATGAAAATCACGCAGGAAGTACGCGAATACGCAGCCAAGCAAGGCATTACTGAAATTCAGGCTTTGAAAAAAGGCATGGAAGTAAAGGCGATCGAGTTCGTGAAAAGCGGTTCTGAAATTTATCAAAAACAGTAACGATGAAAATCGAACTGAATGGATCGCCGCATCAAATCGAAGCGCACAAAAACGTGGAAGAGTTGATTGCCGGCTTGTCGCTATCCGACAAGGCAGTTGCCGTTGCCATCAATCGCGAAATCGTGCCGCGTCATCAGTGGCTGCAACGACAGTTGCGGGCAACCGATCGCGTCGACGTCGTGCGTGCCATCGGTGGCGGTTAATCATTGAAGTTCACACAAGGCAGCCACAAGCTGCCTTGTGTGTTTAACGCGTATTTTTACTTTGCATCTCACTAAAACAGGACTATCCATGGGCATCCCAACATTCCCTGACGCACCATTCGTCATCGCCGGCACCACCTATCGCTCGCGCCTGCTGGTCGGCAGCGGCAAATACAAAGACCTGACGCAAACACGTGAAGCCAGTCTGGCCAGCGGTGCACAAATCGTCACCGTCGCGATTCGTCGCGTCAATATCGGCCAGGACCCGAATGCCCCTAGCTTGCTCGACGTCTTGCCGCCCTCCGAATTCACCCTGTTGCCTAACTCTGCCGGCTGCTACAACGCCGCCGATGCGGTCTATACGCTGCAACTGGGGCGTGAAATTCTCGGCGGTCACAAGCTCTGTAAGCTGGAAGTGCTGGGCGATGAAAAGACTTTGTTCCCGAACATGCCGGAAACCCTGAAGGCAGCGGAAACGCTGGTCAAGGACGGTTTCGACGTCATGGTCTACTGCAGCGACGATCCTATCCAGGCCCGCATGCTGGAAGACATAGGCTGCGCCGCCATCATGCCGCTGGCCTCACTGATCGGCTCCGGCATGGGTATCTTGAATCCATGGAATCTGTCGCTGATCATTGAACAATCCAAGGTTCCGGTCATCGTCGATGCCGGCGTAGGCACCGCATCGGATGCGGCGATCGCCATGGAGCTCGGTTGCGACGGCGTGTTGATGAACACCGCGATTGCCGGTGCGCAAGATCCGGTACGCATGGCGCATGCGATGAAGCTGGGTATCGATGCCGGCCGCAACGCCTATCTGGCAGGTCGGATTGCCAAACGCTTCTCGGCTGCGCCGTCCTCGCCTATGGCTGGACGCGTGGTGTAAGGAGATGACGCGGGGAGGCTTATTCATCGCCCTGTCTGGCAGAGGAAGTGATTATCGAATATCCTTGCTGCCTTCAACGTCTTCACAATAAAGGATTTACCATGCGCGCGATCGAGATTACTCAGCCCGGCCCACCAGATGTATTGAAGCTCTGCGAGCGCCCTATGCCTGAGCCCAAGGCTGGTGAGCTGTTGATCAAGGTACATGCGGCCGGTATCAATCGTCCTGACGTGTGGCAGCGTCTGGGTAGCTATGCGGTCCCGAAAGGCGCTTCCGATATTCCGGGTCTGGAAATCGCCGGTGAAGTGGTCGGTGGCGATCTGGCCGACAGCGGTTTCAAAATCGGCGATATGGTGTGTGCGCTGGCGCAAGGAGGCGGTTACGCAGAATACTGCACCGCACCGGTTGAACAATGCTTACCGATCCCGAAAGGTCTGGATGTAGTGGAAGCCGCCTCGTTGCCGGAAACCTTCTTCACCGTCTGGAGCAATGTTTTCGATCGCGTCGGCTTGACCGGTAACGAAACCTTGCTGGTGCAAGGCGGCACATCCGGTATCGGCGTGACGGCAATTCAGATCGCCACTGCGCTCGGCCATCGCGTATTTGCTACCGCCGGCAGCGATGAAAAATGCCGCGCCTGCGAAGTACTGGGCGCAGAACGCGGTATCAATTACAAGACGGAAGATTTTGTCGAAGTCGTCAAGGCTGCGACCAACGGTAAGGGCGTCGATGTGATTCTCGACATCATAGGCGGCGATTATGTGGCGCGTGAAATCAATTGCCTGGCCGACGATGGTCGTCTGGTATTCATCGCGCTGGCGGGCGGCAACAAGGCGACACTCAGCCTTGGGCAGGTCATGATGCGTCGCTTGACGATCACCGGCTCTACCTTGCGCGCACGTCCGGTTGCTTTCAAGGCGGCGATTGCCGATCAATTGCGTACGAAAGTCTGGCCGCTGATTGAGGCAGGCAAGATCAAACCTGTCGTGTATCAGACTTTCGCACTGGAAGATGCAGCACAAGCGCATGCCTTGATGGAGAGCAGTACGCATATCGGCAAGATTGTGCTGAAGGTATAAGCCGCAAGGAGATTGCTTGATTAAAAAAGCCCGTTTGTCATCTGCGACGAACGGGCTTTTTTCATACTCATGTCGAATTTATTCGAGTTTACTTCCGCTTTGACTTGGCTGGCAGATTGCTTAACTGGCGGCCCGGTTTCGGATTGTAGCGAATGATGCGTTCGATCAACTCCGGCCCTTCGTTCAGCAGGAAGTTTCTGAACGCCTGTGCGACTGGCGGCAGGCGTTTATTCTTCCGATGGACGACATACCAGTTCAGCATGACCGGGAAACCTTCTACGTCCAGCACCGTGAGACTGCCGGCTTGCAATTCCATGCTGATGGTATGTGCTGACAGGAAGCTGATACCCATGCCGGCGATCACTGCCTGCTTGATGGTTTCCGTACTCTTGATTTCCATCGCGATGTTGAGGTCGTCGATGCGGCTGCCAAAGCCGTCTTCCATCGAGTGCCAGGTATCCGAACCTTTCTCCCTGACGACAAAGGGTTCGTGTATCAAGGTACTCATCGGGATGTTTTTTTTCGAGACCAGATGATGGTCGGGTGCTGCCACAATCACGTAGGGATGCGGCGCAAACGGTTCGTTGATGGTATCCATATCGGTCGGCGGTCGTACCATAATCGCCAGGTCGGTCAGGTTGTTGGCGAGCTGGTTCAGCAAGCCTTCGCGGTTGTGCACCGACAGATTGAGCGTCACGCCTTGATGGCTGCGTGCGAACTCGACCAGCAGGCGAGGGAAGAAGTAATCGCCCGCACTGATCACGGCGACATTCAATTTGCCGCCGGTGATGCCCTTGAACTGGGTCATCGCATCTTCGGCTTCCTGGAATTGCTGAATGATGGTCCGGCTGTAATGCAAAAGTTCGGTGCCGCCCGGCGTCAGGTAGATTTTCTTGCCCAGTTGCTCGAACAGGGCGAGGCCGGCATGATCTTCCAGTTTTTTGACTTGCGTGGACACGGCAGGCTGCGTCAGATGCAGTTCTTCTGCTGCACGTGAGAAGCTGAGGAGGCGGGCGACCGTCTCAAAAACCTTTAATTGTCTGAGTGTTGCATTTTTCACGGTATGAAATACCCCATGTATAAGCTGGAAGGAATCATTATGATTAAATACTTTAACTATGCCTAATAATTTTTTACCCCTAATATGCAATTCAAGTTTGGAAAACGCCTCCAGACGAGTATGAAAGTACATACAGGAGAATTACCATGTTCACAGCCGCTCTGGATCAATATTCTGCAGATGATGCAGCAGATCTTCATCGTAACGCCTACAACGCGGCGTTCTACGAACTCGGCCTGAGCTGGTACTGGGATGCGAACACAGGCGACGATCTCGCTGTCATCGCAGGCGGACGTAATCGCCTTCAACATTATCTGGAGACATGCCAGGCGCATCTCCTGAAAGTGTATGAAGCTGATTTCCTGATTGAAGCAATACAAGCTGCCAAAGCACGCTGCTATGAGAATATGACTGCGTGCGGAACCCGTATGACCCGTCCGGTAAATTGGGCGGAAATTCAACGGGGTGAAGTCGGCGTTTGAGCACGGCATCTGTGCACGTTTCGCCATGACCTGGTGCAAGCGTGCAGGAATGCAAGGCATCTGTACTGTGCACATCAACTGATCAGTTCGATGTTGCACCGCGTACAGTATGCGGCTCACTCAATTTGTTGTCTGCAAAAAAGCGATAAACGAATCGCTGCCCGTGCTTGCACGGACGCTGCTTTATTAATCAATTATCCGGATGGAAAATTGATTGGTGGCGCGATATCGAATCTTAACCGTGGTCAAGGAGTTCGGGAGATGGTTCTCGCACAATCCCGGTCACCGTTTTCATTCGACTGGGCAGCTGTTAATATAATAACTTTTGCTGGATGACATCAACGGCTTTTGCGTGGATTAAATGCAAAAAAAATTTATCGTAGCGATACGCTGCCAAAAATTGGTTATCAACAAGGACGATCATGAATATCCACGAGTATCAAGGAAAAGAAATACTGCGTAAGTACGGTGTCACGACACCAAAAGGTTTCCCCTGTTTTTCCGTAGATGAAGCTGTTCAGGCTGCTGAAAAACTCGGCGGCAAAGTCTGGGTTGTCAAAGCACAGATTCATGCTGGTGGTCGCGGTAAAGGCGGCGGCGTTAAGGTTGCCAAGTCGCTCGACGAAGTTCGCAAATACGCGAACGACATTCTCGGCATGACGCTGGTGACGCATCAAACCGGTCCGGAAGGCCGCTTGGTCAAGCGCTTGCTGATCGAGGAAGGCGCTGACATCAAGAAAGAACTGTACGTCGGTATGGTGGTTGATCGTGGTAGCCAACGCGTTGCCTTGATGGCATCCAGCGAAGGCGGCATGGACATCGAACATGTCGCTGAACATACTCCTGAAAAAATCCACAAGGTATTCATCGATCCATTTAAAGGTTTGCTTGACAGCGAGGCTGATGACATCGCCCGTAAAATCGGCGTACCTGAAGGCTCGATCCCGCAAGCGCGCGCATTCATGCAGGGCTTGTACAAGGCATTCGACGAAACCGATGCATCGCTGGCCGAGATCAATCCATTGATCGTCACCGGCGACGACCGCATCGTCGCACTCGACGCGAAATTCAATTTCGATTCGAACGCACTGTACCGTCACCCGGAAATCGTTGAAATGCGCGATCTGGATGAAGAAGATCCAGCCGAGATCGAAGCATCGAAATTCGACCTGACCTACATCTCGCTCGACGGCAATATCGGCTGCCTGGTAAACGGCGCCGGTCTGGCAATGGCTACGATGGACGTCATCAAGCTGTACGGCGGTTCGCCAGCCAACTTCCTCGACGTCGGCGGCGGAGCCACGACTGAGAAAGTCACCGAAGCATTCAAGATCATGTTGAAAAACCCGGACATCAAAGCGATTCTGGTCAACATCTTCGGCGGCATCATGAAGTGCGACGTGATCGCACAAGGCGTGATCGCAGCAGCGAAACAGGTTGATCTGACAGTTCCACTGGTGGTTCGCATGGCGGGCACCAATGAAGAACTGGGCAAGAAGATTCTGGCTGAGTCCGGTCTTCCTATCATCACTGCAAACAACATGGCTGAAGCGGCTGAAAAAGTCGTCAACGCAGCACAGGGGAAATAAGCATGTCAATCCTGATCAATAAAGATACCAAAGTCATCACCCAAGGCATCACCGGCAAAACCGGTCAGTTCCACACCAGAATGTGTATCGAATACGCAAACGGTAAAAACTGTTTCGTTGCTGGCGTGAACCCAAAGAAACCTGGCGAATCGTTTGAAGGCGTACCTATTTACGCATCTGTCGCTGAAGCAAAAGCAGAAACAGGCGCAACCGTTTCGGTTATTTATGTTCCGCCTCCGTTCGCTGCAGCAGCAATCGACGAAGCAGTTGATGCTGGCATCGATCTGGTGATTTGCATCACTGAAGGCATTCCAGTGCGCGACATGATCCGCACCAAAGCACGCATGGAAGGCAAGAAAACCCTGCTGCTCGGACCGAACTGCCCAGGCTTGATTACGCCAGACGAAATCAAGATCGGCATCATGCCAGGTCATATCCACAAGAAAGGCCGCATCGGCGTCGTTTCGCGTTCGGGTACCTTGACCTATGAAGCAGCTGGTCAATTGGCTGAATTCGGCCTCGGTCAATCGACCGTAGTCGGTATCGGCGGCGATCCGGTCAGCGGCTTGAAGCACATCGATATCCTGCGCATGTTCAATGACGATCCTGACACCGACGCAGTTATCATGGTTGGCGAAATCGGCGGCGATGCAGAAGAAACCTGCGCACGCTGGATCAAAGACAACATGAAGAAGCCAGTTGTCGGCTTCATTGCTGGCGTCACCGCACCAGAAGGCAAGCGCATGGGGCACGCCGGTGCGATTATTTCCGGCGGTAAAGGTACGGCGCAGGAAAAACTTGCTGTGATGGAGGCGTGTGGCATCAAAGTCACGCGCAACCCAGCTGAAATGGGCCGTTTGCTGAAATCGGTTCTGTAATATGTAGTCTTGACACTCCTCTTGCATGGGGAGTGTTATCCCTACAGGAAATACACGGTGTTTCCTGTAGAGATAGTTACTACATGCATGTGCGCAATGCGCACGCTGGGATGTGACCGCGGTAGAACGCAAATTCGCGCAGGTCTGCCCTTGAGTAACAGTACAAGTTTCGAAATCTTGAGAAAGCAAAAAATGTCACAACGTTGGGTACGCTTTAGTCACGCAGGTAACACGCAATTCGGTACGCTTGAAGGCGATAGCATTCAAGTCTATACCGGCGATATGTTCGCTAATCCAGTCAAGACAGACACGGTGTTGAATATCAACGACGTGAAAGTCCTGATGCCGGCACAGCCAACCAAAATCATCGCGATGTGGAACAACTTCCACGAACTGGCGAAAAAATTGAACCTGGCAGATCCAGTAGAACCACTGTATTTGATCAAGGCGCCAAATTCCTACCTGAACCCAGGTGAAACCATCCAGAAGCCGCCTACCGACGACAAAGTCGTGTTCGAAGGCGAACTCGGTATCGTGATCGGAAAAACTGCGAAGGCAGTGTCGGAAGCGGATGCAATGGATTATGTGTTTGGTTACACCGTAGCCAACGACGTGACCGTTGCGACTATCCTGAATCGCGATGAATCGTTCGCGCAATGGGTGCGTGCAAAAGGTCTGGATACCTTCTGCCCATTCGGCCC
It encodes the following:
- a CDS encoding Transcriptional regulatory protein, LysR family (Evidence 2b : Function of strongly homologous gene; Product type r : regulator), whose product is MYFHTRLEAFSKLELHIRGKKLLGIVKVFNHNDSFQLIHGVFHTVKNATLRQLKVFETVARLLSFSRAAEELHLTQPAVSTQVKKLEDHAGLALFEQLGKKIYLTPGGTELLHYSRTIIQQFQEAEDAMTQFKGITGGKLNVAVISAGDYFFPRLLVEFARSHQGVTLNLSVHNREGLLNQLANNLTDLAIMVRPPTDMDTINEPFAPHPYVIVAAPDHHLVSKKNIPMSTLIHEPFVVREKGSDTWHSMEDGFGSRIDDLNIAMEIKSTETIKQAVIAGMGISFLSAHTISMELQAGSLTVLDVEGFPVMLNWYVVHRKNKRLPPVAQAFRNFLLNEGPELIERIIRYNPKPGRQLSNLPAKSKRK
- a CDS encoding conserved hypothetical protein (Evidence 4 : Homologs of previously reported genes of unknown function): MFTAALDQYSADDAADLHRNAYNAAFYELGLSWYWDANTGDDLAVIAGGRNRLQHYLETCQAHLLKVYEADFLIEAIQAAKARCYENMTACGTRMTRPVNWAEIQRGEVGV
- the thiS2 gene encoding Thiamine biosynthesis protein ThiS (Evidence 2a : Function of homologous gene experimentally demonstrated in an other organism; PubMedId : 10939241, 14675553; Product type c : carrier): MKIELNGSPHQIEAHKNVEELIAGLSLSDKAVAVAINREIVPRHQWLQRQLRATDRVDVVRAIGGG
- a CDS encoding Zinc-binding dehydrogenase superfamily (quinone oxidoreductase, NADPH dependent) (Evidence 2b : Function of strongly homologous gene; Product type e : enzyme); this translates as MRAIEITQPGPPDVLKLCERPMPEPKAGELLIKVHAAGINRPDVWQRLGSYAVPKGASDIPGLEIAGEVVGGDLADSGFKIGDMVCALAQGGGYAEYCTAPVEQCLPIPKGLDVVEAASLPETFFTVWSNVFDRVGLTGNETLLVQGGTSGIGVTAIQIATALGHRVFATAGSDEKCRACEVLGAERGINYKTEDFVEVVKAATNGKGVDVILDIIGGDYVAREINCLADDGRLVFIALAGGNKATLSLGQVMMRRLTITGSTLRARPVAFKAAIADQLRTKVWPLIEAGKIKPVVYQTFALEDAAQAHALMESSTHIGKIVLKV
- a CDS encoding putative Fumarylacetoacetate (FAA) hydrolase (Evidence 3 : Function proposed based on presence of conserved amino acid motif, structural feature or limited homology; Product type pe : putative enzyme), with product MSQRWVRFSHAGNTQFGTLEGDSIQVYTGDMFANPVKTDTVLNINDVKVLMPAQPTKIIAMWNNFHELAKKLNLADPVEPLYLIKAPNSYLNPGETIQKPPTDDKVVFEGELGIVIGKTAKAVSEADAMDYVFGYTVANDVTVATILNRDESFAQWVRAKGLDTFCPFGPTIATDLDPTTLVVKTVLNGDVRQNYPISDMRFSTQQLVSMISADMTLFPGDIILCGTSVGVGSMKPGSVVEVEIAGIGKLVNDFK
- the sucD gene encoding Succinyl-CoA ligase [ADP-forming] subunit alpha (Succinyl-CoA synthetase subunit alpha) (SCS-alpha) (Evidence 2a : Function of homologous gene experimentally demonstrated in an other organism; PubMedId : 3002435, 2548486, 9917402, 10625475; Product type e : enzyme); translation: MSILINKDTKVITQGITGKTGQFHTRMCIEYANGKNCFVAGVNPKKPGESFEGVPIYASVAEAKAETGATVSVIYVPPPFAAAAIDEAVDAGIDLVICITEGIPVRDMIRTKARMEGKKTLLLGPNCPGLITPDEIKIGIMPGHIHKKGRIGVVSRSGTLTYEAAGQLAEFGLGQSTVVGIGGDPVSGLKHIDILRMFNDDPDTDAVIMVGEIGGDAEETCARWIKDNMKKPVVGFIAGVTAPEGKRMGHAGAIISGGKGTAQEKLAVMEACGIKVTRNPAEMGRLLKSVL
- the sucC gene encoding succinyl-CoA synthetase, beta subunit (Evidence 2a : Function of homologous gene experimentally demonstrated in an other organism; PubMedId : 2548486; Product type e : enzyme) yields the protein MNIHEYQGKEILRKYGVTTPKGFPCFSVDEAVQAAEKLGGKVWVVKAQIHAGGRGKGGGVKVAKSLDEVRKYANDILGMTLVTHQTGPEGRLVKRLLIEEGADIKKELYVGMVVDRGSQRVALMASSEGGMDIEHVAEHTPEKIHKVFIDPFKGLLDSEADDIARKIGVPEGSIPQARAFMQGLYKAFDETDASLAEINPLIVTGDDRIVALDAKFNFDSNALYRHPEIVEMRDLDEEDPAEIEASKFDLTYISLDGNIGCLVNGAGLAMATMDVIKLYGGSPANFLDVGGGATTEKVTEAFKIMLKNPDIKAILVNIFGGIMKCDVIAQGVIAAAKQVDLTVPLVVRMAGTNEELGKKILAESGLPIITANNMAEAAEKVVNAAQGK
- the thiC gene encoding Thiamine biosynthesis protein (Evidence 2a : Function of homologous gene experimentally demonstrated in an other organism; PubMedId : 843272; Product type e : enzyme), which produces MNANPKFLSATATVDEAAIQPLPNSTKIYIQGSRPDIRVPMRKITQSDTAASFGFEKNPAIYVYDTSGPYTDPEAKIDIRSGLDTPRLPWILERQDTEELPGPTSEYGIERLNDPKLAELRFNLHRKPRRALAGKNVSQMHYARQGIITPEMEFVAIRENMNRRAYLEELKQSGPKGEKLAELMGRQHPGQSFGAAIPQEITAEFVRSEIARGRAIIPANINHPEIEPMIIGRNFLVKINANIGNSAVTSSIGEEVEKMTWAIRWGGDNVMDLSTGKHIHETREWIIRNSPVPIGTVPIYQALEKVNGKAEDLTWEIFRDTLIEQAEQGVDYFTIHAGVLLRYVPMTAKRMTGIVSRGGSIMAKWCLAHHKESFLYEHFEDICEIMKAYDVSFSLGDGLRPGSIYDANDEAQLGELKTLGELTQIAWKHDVQVMIEGPGHVPMHLIKENMDLQLEQCHEAPFYTLGPLTTDIAPGYDHITSGIGAAQIGWYGTAMLCYVTPKEHLGLPNKVDVKDGIITYKIAAHAADLAKGHIGAQIRDNALSKARFEFRWDDQFNIGLDPDKAREFHDETLPKDSAKVAHFCSMCGPHFCSMKITQEVREYAAKQGITEIQALKKGMEVKAIEFVKSGSEIYQKQ
- the thiG2 gene encoding thiazole biosynthesis protein subunit ThiG (Evidence 2a : Function of homologous gene experimentally demonstrated in an other organism; PubMedId : 12650933, 8432721; Product type e : enzyme) yields the protein MGIPTFPDAPFVIAGTTYRSRLLVGSGKYKDLTQTREASLASGAQIVTVAIRRVNIGQDPNAPSLLDVLPPSEFTLLPNSAGCYNAADAVYTLQLGREILGGHKLCKLEVLGDEKTLFPNMPETLKAAETLVKDGFDVMVYCSDDPIQARMLEDIGCAAIMPLASLIGSGMGILNPWNLSLIIEQSKVPVIVDAGVGTASDAAIAMELGCDGVLMNTAIAGAQDPVRMAHAMKLGIDAGRNAYLAGRIAKRFSAAPSSPMAGRVV